Within Triticum dicoccoides isolate Atlit2015 ecotype Zavitan chromosome 1B, WEW_v2.0, whole genome shotgun sequence, the genomic segment TTTCTATCTTTTTTCAGAACTGTTCTAGACCAGATTTTATCTTCAGGATACTATGGCTGGAATAAAAACGTGGTGACTAAAAATTATTAGATTGACCTCTTGTGCACTCCATAATGATCTTTTAGCATTGATTTTTTTGGTAGGCTCCTCACCGCTGTCTTGTCCACCTCATTGTGGAATGTCGTAGTAATTCTCAAAAGTTTGCACGGCAAGTAGCATATGAAGTATCAATGCTAAAGCAGGTTTCAATATTTTATCAACAGTTATGTGGCATGGAAATAGTTTCTTATTGACTTCTTTCCTTTGATTACTATTCATTGTGTACAGTTAAGTGGCATGGAACTGAAACCATACTTTGTTGTTGACTTGTTTCATTGTGGACAGATTTTCCTTGTTAAGTTGAGATATTAGCATCTTACTAGATCTTGATTACTATTCATGTTATGGTGTCTTTGGATTTATCTTAGCTCAGCAGGACAAAGTCATGAAGGGTTCATCCTTACACTAGTTTGATGCCAGCTGCCTACATTTACCAATATTTTTTAATATGGTTTAAGTTCATGCATATCTGATTTTATGAGTTTCAGTAGGCGTCATCAAGTCATGGGCTGTGGCTTCAATCCTCGGATTTTTTGTTTGCATGTGCTGTGCTGCTATGAAGCATTGTTTAGCAAACAATGTTTTGGGAATTTCTTCCCGTATCCAGGTTTTTTTTATTAGTTATATTGTGTATTTCTAAGAATTATGAGCAGCACTTTCTGGGTGGTGTTCACTTCAGTTATGGTCAAGGTAGCTAAATTTTTTATGCTCCAATAAATGTCATAGATCTTTTTAGTGAACTTTTAATGATAATATTGTTAGTGGGTTCGTTTTTAGTTTAATAGTTCAACTAATCTGATATGCATTGTTATGCACAGCACGTGTTCCCACCCGCAGATGCTGCCTCCATGCTTTTCATTGCCGACACTGCAATATCTGGTTAGTAATAGAATAGAAGTTCTTTTGTTTGTGCCAAATTACATTTGCTGTTTGTTCTTCTGAAACTTGCAATGGTTATAGATATGTGGTTAGTAATAGAATAAAAGTAACATCAGCTTCACTATGACTTGTGCGTGCCAACTTCATTTGGCATAATCACCTGTATTTATAGTGAGACCTCAGTAAATTTTGTGCATCATTGCAGCTCTTTCTCTTGTTGGTCTACGAGGACGAAATAGTATTTATCAGCATTTTCTTATTCTTGTTGATCTAAGAGAACATGCTATCTTTTGTTTATTCTTTAGTATTAGTACTAGGGAAAAGTGCAGATTTGAAACTAGAACGTTTCCAATTCTTGATCAGATGCGCCCTGCTTGCTTGGCTGTTTTACTTGCTCGGTTGCTCTATATGGGATCCATGCCACTCTTTTGCTGTTGCCGGTATGATTAAAAAAAATTGTGGCCCAAGGGGCCGAGACAATATGCACAAAGAAAAACAAATTATTTTGAAGTTTGAACTTCCTCTTGGATTAACTATTGTATTAAATTCTGCATATTGGAGCAGTTGCTCCATCACTCAGCACATAATATGGATTTCTGTTTTTTGGTTCCAGGTATATGTGTTGCACTTGCCCTCTGTATCGCTGTGCCAAGAGCTAGCAAGAACCGTTTCTTTAATTACGCATTTTTGCGATACACTGTAATTATCATCATACTGAACTGGTTTCAATCCACACAGGTGAGTTATGCTACTTGAGTTGCACCTGATATTATCTTGAAAATAAAATGCCTTGTTCTATATGCTCATCTCATATTTTTTTCAGGGTGGGGGGCAGCCTGCTGTACAATACGTTGCTTGTGGCGTGATTAGTTTTGTTGTTGTTCACTGTTTGTGGAATGTAGAAGTAAAACAGGTAAGGTCGGTCCATATTGTTGTTTGTACTATAGATATGCCTATTGCCAGTCCCAATTGTGTGGTGGTTGATGACATTCTGTAGTGACATATCCTATTTGCTAATATCTCTTTTTTTTTCTTGCTTGAGGGTGACAACAATCAGCCGATGAGTGAAGTGTGGGATTGGAACATGTATGGAACCAAACTGAAGTTTCATGGATGGTTTATTAACACTGCCAATGAGGATGGTGACGGAGGTGAGGATGGTGACGGAGGTGAGGATGATGCTTCATTTGCCTCGGAGCATTCCGATGATGAAGATTTGACTGGGTTGTCAATTTTACGTGCGGTGCAAGTGTTGGCCATTCGTGCAAACTTCCGTATCAGCCGTATGGACGCCCATGACTGGTACCAAAGTTTTGTCATCTATATGGCGCTCGAGGGGGAAGTACAAGAGGTATACACTAGCTACCGTATGATATATCTACTACATGCTTTATGCCTCTTTACATGCATTATATATTGTAATAAATTAAAATCCTTCACATTCATGCTTTCATGTGTAGGAAGGAATGGATTTGGTACTCATTGGACCATGTGGGATACTACATGCTTACGGTGCCTTTTGCTTGGAGGTTTTCACAGAAGACCTGGTTTTCACAGAATACGATGAGGGTTCTTCTACTGATGATGAGGGATCTTGGGGCGGTCATTTCCGCCGCGGCTGGAGTGTTATTAATCCTGATGAAGTTGAGGAATTCACACAAACCATCTATGGAGGCCTTGGCCGCAAGTTGGAGATCACATACTTGGTGATTCCGGAAGTAGTTGAGACCTATGTTGAGGTCAGGTTGAACCTCAAAGACTTCGGTTCGAGAAGCCGCTCTGTGTATGGTAGCGTCAAGGCAATTGCCATTGACTATGGGAGCAAAAGCGTCAATCTCTTCAGTTTTGAACGAGGCAGTAGCTTGTCCCTGCCCTGTGGTTCGACGTGCATTCTTCCACTGGGACAACCCGCGATTGCATTGCGTAAAGGTAGCAAGTACAAACTCCACATAGAGGTGGACCTAAGAGTAATCACGACCTGTGACAGCCAAGAAGAGGACAAGAATTTGAAATTCTGTCTAGACTGCAGCCGTAGAATTAGGAGTGAAGAACGTCTAGAGTTACCCCGTAGAATTAGGACTCAAAAAAGAGAATTCGATGGTGATCAAGTTGAAGTGAAGGTCATCTGGACCCTAGCAAAATTCTTCTAGATCCTCGATAAATTTGTCTAAGAAAGGAGCTAGAAGCGAAATAAGTGAAGGAAGGCATGTGCCACATCTGGAACTTTGTCTATGTTTGCCAGATCATATTATCTATTTCCTTGTGTTCGATCTATTCATGCCATTTTATTTGAACTAAACTTGGGTGAGTGGAAAACCAAGAATAGTAAAAGAGTCTTTTCGTATTCATTAGTGAATATTTATATTCGGCAATGTACTGTGATTAGTAATTCTAATAAGTGCAATTAATTTTAGAGAAGCACGAAGGGTCCAATAAACCAAACCAGTAGGCAGGGATCCAAGGGAACCGAATACCGCAATTTTAGCATCATCTTCCCGCTGTTATCAAGAGTCCTTAATTAATGGCTATATATTTTCCTCTATTTTTGGTCAAACTCGAGTACACACAGCTATTGCGGATCCTTTGCGAGATCAGGATTTTGGATTCATAATTTAGAATCAATCCATGTTAGGTCAACATCGAGACAGAGCATCTCAGTGGGCTCTGTCAAGGAAGTGAAACAGGCATTCCTAGGTTGAGGTTACCATTGGATTGACCCTCAATCAGGCCTCTGATTCCAAGGAGTTGATTCAGCAAGTTCCCAGCGCTACTCCGCGGGAAGTCTAATCGGATCAATCGGTGGTTCCGTAATGAGTAGTCGAATACACATTGAGGGGGCCTTGCCCACACCTTCATTCTTTTCCTCCTCTGATCTTACAAAGCATACTAAACTTCACTCCAATCTTTCTCCATTAGCAACAAGAGCAGCTCTATCTATCGGCCCTTGATGAGTAAGCTTAGCTATACCGCTTAGGTTGCAAAGCAGCAAGCTCCCTTCTAACGCGTTATTGCTTGGGGCCTTCTCGCTTAGTAAGCCGCCTTCGGCCCTTCCTCCTTCTTACTCTGTTTGGTATTCGCTCGCGGGTTTGTTTCCAGGTTCTTTCGTTCTTGGTTGGATCTCTCTCTATTGTTGTTTGTAGATCGTGCGTCCTGCACATTGATCTGTCAGTGAGACCCGCCCTGGTTGTAAAGCGAAGCGAGCCGTCCTTCGTTTCATTCATTGCTTTGTCTTTGGTTTGTTTTTAAACTCGACCTTCTATCGGGACTGTGGTGACGAACCTTACTCCCCTCGATCAAGTGGTTGACCCGTCTGTCCAATAAGTTTACTATAGTTTGACCAGCCTGGGAAGAGTAGTCAGAGGCAATTCACTAATATGGAGCTGTTTATATCGGCTTTCTTTCCTAACTAACAGGAAAAGAGAGACATGCGAGTTCGACTCTCGTTCTATCCATGTTCAGCAGTCCCTTTCCATCTTGGTACTATTGATGGCAGTACCACTCAACTACAAGATGCTTGAAAGTCGATGTATCAATAATGTTCCCAAGAGTAGCATCGAGCCTCGAAATGGCAAGCCATGCTTCAAGCTAAGTCAGTATGGATCTAATTGATTGCTAAACTGAAGGAACGATCTCTGTCGAAGATTCTCATTTTGAAGCATGTGCCTAGCTCTCGAAGGATGGACGGGATCATACCTATTTGAATTGAAGAACATTCTGTAACACTTGTTTTTGAGTGGGGAAGgaaaataagcacacaagcaaacaaccaTCTAACCATCAGTCTGAACTCCTAGGATCAGTCCATCAGTAAGAAAAAGCTTCCGTTTCCGTCATTCAGCAGTGGAATGGAATAGTTCGATGGTATTGATCGTCCAACCATTGATTGGAATGTCTATCGTGATAAACCGTGTAATTCTATAAGAGCAGATGAGGCAACAAAGAACCTAACCGTCCTCTCTGATTGACTTCTATGGTCTGGTTTACCTTTCTTCTTTCCTTGCAACCTTGGATCGATATGGTTCATTCCTGGGCTATGCTCTTTCAACGGTTGACAGAAGAGGGGGGCAAGCAAGGATGATCAGACTGCTTGGTTCGGTTCATCAGAGGTATTAAAAACCCTTCTTTTTGGTCTTTTCTTTCTTGCCGCCACTTTAACAGGTGCCGCTGCAATGAGAGCGTAAGTTGCGGAGTTTTTTCTAGATTCTTTTTTTTGGTGCGCTCTTCCTTTTTCTGATAGAAAGAAGGGTTCAGTGGGAGGGCAAGGGGTAGTTAAGTTTTAGGTTGGCTCTTGTTTTTTACAGACTTTCTTTTCGGTGTAATTTAATAAAGAAGTAGCAAttgttcatttcatttcattttttgcATTGGTAGTTCTTTTTCATTTGAAAGGGCAAAGGGGGGAAGGGAAAGGATTGACCCTCAGGGATCATATTACTCAAGAAGACTTGGGGAAAATAGCAGGATTGGAAAAGTTCGAAGAGACTGAGGAAGACAAATCCATTGTCGGATCCTGCAGAGTGATAACATCGAGTAGTGGGGGCTGGCTTCCACCCCTGAGAGAGCTTGATTTACCAGAAATCCCGCCGATTTCTAGTGGGCCTAGATTCCGCGATAAGTTCCGAGAAATGGAGGAAATGATGCATTCAAAGTTCGCAGAATTGCAAGAAAGAAAaaatccttgaaagaaaaaacaaacAAGACCAGATGTTCCCTATTGTTAGCGGGAACGAGACTAAATGTTCGGCCTTAATGAGATGGACCTTGATTCCTCTTCGGCCAGGAAAAGATGCGGCTCCTCTTTGTTCTACCACCTTCATCCTCGAGTGAAGCCGGTTGGCTCATCAAACAAGATATATACTGTTAAATCATTGGTAACCATGCCTAACAGTCGGTCATCTAAGCTATCGGCCAAGGCAAGTGAGAGTTGTTCAAGAGTTGGGGGCATATCTTTAGCTCGAGCAGCATCCGCTCCCGAAATGTGAGTTAAGCTTTAAAAAAAAGAAGAGCTACGAGTGGAACATCTTCTTCTATTCCTTGTTGGCCTCCAGCTCCTTCTGTCCCTCAATCCTCTTCTCTGCCCTTTTTTACTATTATGCGTGGCATGCCCCCTGTTCGTATCTTAACAGGGCAACCTTCTCTTGCAAACAATCCCTTCATCGCTAACACTGGTAATGCCCCATCCCTTTAATACTACCTTCGAGGAATTTCTCTCGCGTCCCTGTAGTGATAAGAGCGCATTCTCTAACAGCTTTGAAGCCGAGGCAACCATCCTCTTGCCAATcctaaacaaaagaaagaaaagccCTACCCGCCTTCATTGGTTGAGTAAGGGGCATTTACCTATCAGTCCTAGTCCTAAggcgcaatcggagtactaagcccAATTACAGCTTGACTCCGTAAATTAGACCTCATTCTCCTAGTCCTATTCCTGATTGTTATTTCGGATTCTGTGCCTGGGTGGTATCTTCTTACTATTGATTCAACCTCTTCAGGTAAACGTTGTCACTTCCTTTATTTGAAAAAACGGGTCTAGAACTACAGTGAtctgataccttcttcccttggtCTGGGtaggtaggttatgtaggctacaaCTGTTCATAGGTTGTTCAATCGCAAAAGGCCAAATAATCGATTACTAGTATGCCGGATATTGCCAGGAGGCCCTCCCACTATGTTTGACTCATCCTAGATGGGTTCACACCTGTTGATTCTGGTCAAAGAAAAAAGCTTTTTCACGGCATCCGTCCCATCACACCAATCTACACCAAGATAAAGAATGCTGGGTTGCCAGGAACAAACCCTGTGATTCAAGGTCTTGCCTAGAATTGCCCTAAGAAAAATTCACCCCATAAATTGATCTCTCTTTAGAGTAGTATAAGTACATCCTCGACTATAGCACAAGTAGAGTCGAGTTCTTGTACTAACCTAAGAGCAGATATGCCGAAATATTTCCATGTTCAAGCAGCCAATCAGTAAACGACTTCTCCGTAACAGTTTGAAGATTGGCTCGCAACGCAAGTAGTGGCAAGAAAGGAGAGCAAGACTTCCTTTTCTAAAAGAAGAAAGAACTAGACTTCTATAAGAAGATTTTTATAATCATAGATCGTGGAATATTCATCTATCTTATTAGGTAACTACTTTAGCTGCTCTCGAAACTGAACCATCGTGAATAGAACTAGCACTTAAGGAAGA encodes:
- the LOC119345495 gene encoding uncharacterized protein LOC119345495; the encoded protein is MMISNKMHDVLLPVFSLFKFRLDAPRIHIGVIKSWAVASILGFFVCMCCAAMKHCLANNVLGISSRIQHVFPPADAASMLFIADTAISGICVALALCIAVPRASKNRFFNYAFLRYTVIIIILNWFQSTQGGGQPAVQYVACGVISFVVVHCLWNVEVKQGDNNQPMSEVWDWNMYGTKLKFHGWFINTANEDGDGGEDGDGGEDDASFASEHSDDEDLTGLSILRAVQVLAIRANFRISRMDAHDWYQSFVIYMALEGEVQEEGMDLVLIGPCGILHAYGAFCLEVFTEDLVFTEYDEGSSTDDEGSWGGHFRRGWSVINPDEVEEFTQTIYGGLGRKLEITYLVIPEVVETYVEVRLNLKDFGSRSRSVYGSVKAIAIDYGSKSVNLFSFERGSSLSLPCGSTCILPLGQPAIALRKGSKYKLHIEVDLRVITTCDSQEEDKNLKFCLDCSRRIRSEERLELPRRIRTQKREFDGDQVEVKVIWTLAKFF